The Sporichthya brevicatena genome contains a region encoding:
- the moaA gene encoding GTP 3',8-cyclase MoaA — MLKLADTYGRVATDLRVSLTDKCNLRCTYCMPAEGLDWLPKPQLLTDEEIVRLIRIAVTKLGVEEVRFTGGEPLVRNGFVGIVSEVAKLTPRPKMSVTSNGLGMERLAQPLKDAGLDRVNISLDTVDPELFHKLTRRDRWHDVERGLAAARDAGLVPVKVNAVLMRGQNDAHPEDLLQFCLDRGYELRFIEQMPLDAQHGWNRADMITADEILEKLQRRFTLTPEPSSIRGSAPAERWFVDGGPATVGIIASVTRPFCGDCDRVRLTADGQVRNCLFAREESNLRDAMRAGASDAELAVRWQVAMRGKKAGHGIDDPTFLQPDRPMSAIGG, encoded by the coding sequence TTGCTCAAGCTGGCAGACACCTACGGCCGTGTGGCCACGGATCTGCGCGTGTCCCTGACGGACAAGTGCAATCTGCGGTGCACCTACTGCATGCCGGCCGAAGGCCTCGACTGGCTGCCCAAGCCGCAGCTGCTCACCGACGAGGAAATCGTCCGGCTCATCCGCATCGCCGTCACCAAGCTCGGCGTCGAGGAGGTCCGTTTCACCGGCGGCGAGCCGCTGGTGCGCAACGGCTTCGTCGGCATCGTCTCCGAGGTCGCGAAGCTGACGCCGCGCCCCAAGATGTCGGTGACCAGCAACGGCCTGGGCATGGAGCGCCTCGCGCAGCCGCTCAAGGACGCCGGCCTGGACCGGGTGAACATCTCGCTCGACACCGTCGACCCCGAGCTGTTCCACAAGCTGACCCGCCGCGACCGCTGGCACGACGTCGAGCGCGGCCTGGCGGCGGCTCGCGACGCCGGCCTGGTGCCGGTCAAGGTGAACGCCGTCCTCATGCGTGGCCAGAACGACGCCCACCCCGAGGACCTGCTGCAGTTCTGCCTCGACCGCGGTTACGAACTGCGCTTCATCGAGCAGATGCCGCTCGACGCCCAGCACGGCTGGAACCGCGCCGACATGATCACCGCCGACGAGATCCTGGAGAAGCTGCAGCGGCGCTTCACGCTGACGCCGGAGCCCTCCAGCATCCGCGGGTCCGCCCCGGCCGAGCGCTGGTTCGTCGACGGTGGCCCGGCGACCGTCGGCATCATCGCCAGCGTCACCCGGCCCTTCTGCGGGGACTGCGACCGCGTCCGCCTCACGGCCGACGGTCAGGTCCGCAACTGCCTGTTCGCCCGCGAGGAGTCGAACCTGCGGGACGCCATGCGCGCCGGCGCCTCCGACGCCGAACTCGCGGTCCGGTGGCAGGTCGCCATGCGCGGCAAGAAGGCCGGGCACGGCATCGACGACCCGACGTTCCTGCAGCCCGACCGCCCCATGTCGGCGATCGGCGGCTGA
- a CDS encoding SURF1 family protein, with protein MSRTGYRFLLTPRWIALALVAALTVPGCLFLAGWQFGRLHDAERQNSLVRDNAEAAPVPVGEISPVGSTVRSEDEYRAVIVTGRYDVEHQLYVRNRPRDGRQGFHVLTPVVTSAGPAALVDRGWIAAPVNGEPTPPETPTGTVTVTGYLRPSESPKPADDLPAAQVLRIDTAGIAAALPYPLYGGYLQLATQKPPVPIVANRYSPDPGELPGTSSELLHRSYGWQWYVFAMIGPIGFVLLARREAADLRADSARQERGQHV; from the coding sequence GTGTCGCGCACCGGGTACCGCTTCCTGCTGACGCCGCGCTGGATCGCGCTGGCGCTCGTCGCGGCGTTGACCGTGCCCGGCTGCCTGTTCCTCGCCGGCTGGCAGTTCGGCCGCCTCCACGACGCCGAGCGGCAGAACTCGCTGGTGCGGGACAACGCCGAGGCGGCCCCGGTGCCCGTCGGGGAGATCTCCCCGGTCGGGTCGACCGTCCGTTCCGAGGACGAGTACCGCGCCGTGATCGTGACCGGCCGCTACGACGTCGAGCACCAGCTCTACGTCCGCAACCGCCCGCGCGACGGCCGGCAGGGCTTTCACGTCCTCACCCCGGTGGTGACCTCCGCCGGGCCGGCCGCGCTCGTGGACCGCGGCTGGATCGCCGCGCCGGTGAACGGGGAGCCGACGCCGCCGGAGACGCCGACGGGCACGGTGACGGTCACCGGGTACCTGCGGCCCAGCGAGTCCCCCAAGCCGGCGGACGACCTCCCCGCCGCGCAGGTGCTGCGCATCGACACCGCGGGCATCGCGGCGGCGCTCCCTTATCCGCTCTACGGCGGCTACCTGCAGCTCGCGACGCAGAAGCCCCCGGTGCCGATCGTCGCGAACCGGTACTCCCCCGACCCGGGCGAGCTGCCCGGGACGAGCAGCGAGCTGCTGCACCGGTCCTACGGCTGGCAGTGGTACGTCTTCGCGATGATCGGGCCGATCGGCTTCGTCCTGCTCGCCCGCCGCGAGGCCGCGGACCTGCGCGCCGACTCAGCCCGCCAGGAGCGCGGGCAGCACGTCTGA
- a CDS encoding Sir2 family NAD-dependent protein deacetylase, with amino-acid sequence MTPETIDAGTVRGWFQAAERITVLSGAGVSTASGIPDFRGPRGVWTLNPDAQRMFSLDEYVRDPALRVKAWINRRDHPAWTAQPNAAHRALVDLERSGRLRALLTQNIDGLHQRAGSDPAKVLELHGTLFGVECLTCNAQTTMEAALARVAAGEPDPACEICGGIQKAATISFGQALRADVLDAAVRAAADCDLFLAVGTSLQVQPAAGLCELAVSRGARLVVVNGEPTPYDGIASAVLREEISDVLPALLAG; translated from the coding sequence GTGACGCCAGAGACGATCGACGCCGGCACCGTGCGCGGCTGGTTCCAGGCTGCGGAGCGGATCACCGTCCTGAGCGGGGCGGGGGTGTCGACCGCGTCCGGGATCCCCGACTTCCGGGGCCCCCGGGGCGTGTGGACGTTGAACCCGGACGCGCAGCGGATGTTCTCCCTCGACGAGTACGTGCGCGACCCCGCCCTGCGGGTGAAGGCCTGGATCAACCGGCGCGACCACCCGGCCTGGACCGCGCAGCCGAACGCCGCCCACCGGGCGCTGGTCGACCTCGAACGTTCCGGGCGCCTGCGGGCGCTGCTGACCCAGAACATCGACGGCCTCCACCAGCGGGCCGGCTCGGACCCGGCGAAGGTCCTCGAGCTCCACGGCACGCTGTTCGGCGTCGAGTGCCTGACCTGCAACGCGCAGACCACGATGGAGGCGGCGCTGGCGCGCGTGGCGGCCGGCGAACCGGACCCGGCGTGCGAGATCTGCGGCGGGATCCAGAAGGCCGCGACGATCTCGTTCGGGCAGGCGCTGCGCGCCGACGTCCTCGACGCGGCGGTCCGCGCCGCGGCCGACTGCGACCTCTTCCTCGCGGTCGGCACCTCGCTGCAGGTCCAGCCGGCCGCCGGGCTGTGCGAGCTGGCGGTGTCGCGCGGCGCCCGGCTCGTCGTCGTCAACGGCGAGCCCACGCCCTACGACGGGATCGCCTCCGCCGTGCTGCGCGAGGAGATCTCAGACGTGCTGCCCGCGCTCCTGGCGGGCTGA
- a CDS encoding SDR family oxidoreductase — MDLGLEGRVYLVTGGSRGLGFATATVLVSEGARVVLAARDEASVTEAAHKLGPDVAVGLAEDLGKPGTAERLVAAANARFGQLDGALISVGGPPPGSAMDTTDEQWRTGFESVFLGAVRTARATANGLGDGGSICFVLSTSVRAPIPGLAVSNGLRPGLGMVAKTMADELGPRGVRVNALLPGRIATDRIRELDALAGVDPEESRARHSAAIPLRRYGEPMEFGRAAAFLLSPAASYLTGVMLPVDGGALRSL, encoded by the coding sequence ATGGACCTGGGCTTGGAGGGGCGCGTGTACCTCGTCACCGGCGGCAGCCGGGGGCTCGGTTTCGCGACGGCGACGGTGCTCGTGTCCGAAGGCGCGCGGGTCGTGCTGGCCGCCCGCGACGAGGCGTCGGTGACGGAGGCCGCGCACAAGCTCGGCCCCGACGTGGCCGTGGGCCTGGCGGAGGACCTCGGCAAGCCGGGCACCGCGGAGCGCCTGGTCGCCGCGGCGAACGCCCGGTTCGGGCAGCTCGACGGCGCGCTGATCAGCGTCGGCGGCCCGCCACCGGGATCGGCGATGGACACCACCGACGAGCAGTGGCGGACCGGCTTCGAGTCGGTCTTCCTCGGCGCGGTCCGGACCGCGCGCGCCACCGCGAACGGCCTCGGCGACGGCGGCTCGATCTGCTTCGTGCTCTCGACCTCGGTCCGGGCCCCGATCCCCGGCCTCGCGGTGTCCAACGGCTTGCGACCGGGGCTGGGCATGGTCGCGAAGACCATGGCCGACGAGCTCGGCCCCCGCGGCGTGCGCGTGAACGCGCTGCTGCCGGGCCGCATCGCGACCGACCGGATCCGCGAGCTCGACGCCCTCGCCGGCGTCGACCCGGAGGAGAGCCGCGCACGCCACAGCGCCGCCATCCCGCTCCGCCGTTACGGCGAACCGATGGAGTTCGGCCGGGCGGCCGCGTTCCTGCTCAGCCCGGCCGCGTCCTACCTGACCGGCGTCATGCTGCCGGTCGACGGCGGAGCCCTGCGCTCGCTGTAG
- a CDS encoding ABC transporter ATP-binding protein, with protein sequence MTYQSPWSTYRAYTKVKPGKAARGTARRILTYARPYRGWISWFVALVVLDSMLIVATPLLLKKIIDDGVIPGDRGVVTTFAFVVAGIAVADAILTLLQRWYSARIGEGLIYDLRTTVYAHVQRMPVAFFTRTQTGALISRLNSDVLGAQTAFTSTLSGVVANSVSLVMVSIAMLYLSWQVTLLALVMLPVFVIPAKYVGRRLQQLTRESMDHNADMNTTMAERFNVSGALLVKLFGRPDEESERFNAAAGEVRQIGIRIAMANRFFFASMVLVTSLATAVVYGVGGNLAISGDLSVGTLLALTALLSRLYGPLTALANVRVDVASALVSFDRVFEVLDLQPSIDEKPDAKQIPAGPVAVEFDAVNFRYPSADEVSLASLEAIAIRERGPSEQVLFDVSFRAEPGQLVALVGPSGAGKTTISHLVARLYDVTSGSVRIGETDVRDVTTASLHATVGVVTQDAHLFHDTIRNNLRYARPGVTEEEMLAACRDAQILDLIESLPRGLDTVVGDRGYRLSGGEKQRLALARLMIKAPSVVVLDEATAHLDSESEAAVQRALGNALAGRTSIVIAHRLSTIRAADQILVIEAGRIVERGRHRDLLAADALYAELYRTQFAPA encoded by the coding sequence GTGACCTACCAATCCCCGTGGTCGACGTACCGGGCCTACACGAAGGTCAAGCCCGGGAAGGCGGCCCGGGGGACGGCGCGGCGGATCCTGACCTACGCGCGGCCCTACCGGGGCTGGATCAGCTGGTTCGTCGCGCTCGTCGTGCTCGACTCGATGCTGATCGTCGCGACGCCGCTGCTGCTGAAGAAGATCATCGACGACGGCGTGATCCCGGGGGACCGGGGTGTGGTCACGACGTTCGCGTTCGTCGTCGCCGGGATCGCGGTGGCGGACGCGATCCTGACGCTGCTGCAGCGGTGGTACTCGGCGCGGATCGGTGAGGGTCTGATCTACGACCTCCGGACGACGGTCTACGCCCACGTGCAGCGGATGCCGGTGGCCTTCTTCACCCGGACGCAGACCGGGGCGCTGATCTCCCGGCTGAACAGCGACGTGCTCGGGGCGCAGACCGCGTTCACGTCGACGCTGTCGGGGGTCGTGGCGAACTCGGTCAGCCTGGTGATGGTGAGCATCGCGATGCTCTACCTCTCCTGGCAGGTGACGCTGCTCGCGCTGGTGATGCTGCCGGTGTTCGTGATCCCGGCGAAGTACGTGGGCCGACGGCTCCAGCAGCTCACGCGTGAGTCGATGGACCACAACGCCGACATGAACACGACGATGGCGGAGCGGTTCAACGTCTCCGGCGCGCTGCTCGTGAAGCTGTTCGGGCGGCCGGACGAGGAGTCCGAGCGGTTCAACGCAGCGGCGGGGGAGGTCCGGCAGATCGGCATCCGCATCGCGATGGCGAACCGGTTCTTCTTCGCCTCGATGGTGCTCGTCACCTCGCTCGCGACCGCGGTCGTCTACGGCGTCGGCGGCAACCTCGCGATCTCCGGCGACCTGTCGGTCGGGACGCTGCTCGCGCTGACCGCACTGCTGAGCCGGCTCTACGGCCCGCTGACCGCGCTCGCGAACGTGCGCGTCGACGTCGCGTCGGCGCTGGTCTCCTTCGACCGGGTCTTCGAGGTCCTCGACCTGCAGCCCTCGATCGACGAGAAGCCGGACGCGAAGCAGATTCCCGCCGGCCCGGTCGCCGTCGAGTTCGACGCGGTGAACTTCCGCTACCCGTCAGCTGACGAGGTGTCACTGGCGTCGCTGGAAGCGATCGCCATCCGCGAGCGGGGCCCGTCGGAGCAGGTCCTGTTCGACGTCTCGTTCCGCGCCGAACCCGGGCAGCTCGTCGCGCTCGTCGGGCCGTCCGGCGCCGGGAAGACGACGATCTCGCACCTGGTCGCCCGGCTGTACGACGTGACCTCGGGCAGCGTCCGCATCGGCGAGACGGACGTACGCGACGTCACCACCGCCTCACTGCACGCGACGGTGGGGGTCGTCACCCAGGACGCGCACCTGTTCCACGACACGATCCGGAACAACCTGCGCTACGCGCGGCCCGGCGTGACCGAGGAGGAGATGCTCGCCGCCTGCCGCGACGCGCAGATCCTCGACCTGATCGAGTCCCTGCCGCGCGGCCTCGACACCGTCGTCGGGGACCGGGGCTACCGGCTCTCCGGTGGGGAGAAACAGCGCCTGGCGCTCGCGCGCCTCATGATCAAGGCGCCCTCGGTCGTCGTGCTCGACGAGGCGACCGCGCACCTGGACAGCGAGTCCGAGGCGGCGGTCCAGCGCGCGCTCGGCAACGCGCTGGCCGGCCGCACGTCGATCGTCATCGCGCACCGGCTCTCCACCATCCGCGCCGCCGACCAGATCCTCGTCATCGAGGCCGGCCGCATCGTCGAGCGGGGCCGCCACCGCGACCTGCTGGCCGCCGACGCCCTCTACGCGGAGCTGTACCGGACCCAGTTCGCACCGGCCTGA
- a CDS encoding enoyl-CoA hydratase/isomerase family protein — translation MTSATSAGNPVQSDALAAGGIRLEVDGAVATVVLDRADRRNAMTPTMWLALAAVPELLPADVRVVVIRGDGPTFCAGLDLRLASPEGVPGEGSMGSIMTPLDDQGIADQVGIWQQGFLWMRDPRWITIASVQGAAVGGGFQLALSADLMVAADDAKFCMKENALGLVPDLTGTKPLVDRVGYSRALEICATSRWIDAEEAGRLGIAQQVVPVAELESATAALVSALLATVPAPGVKVKELLLAAERRDVYEQARAERETQVSLLRGMANRISGA, via the coding sequence ATGACCTCTGCTACGTCCGCCGGGAATCCGGTGCAGTCCGACGCCCTCGCCGCCGGTGGGATCCGCCTCGAGGTGGACGGGGCTGTTGCGACGGTGGTCCTCGACCGCGCCGACCGGCGCAACGCGATGACCCCGACGATGTGGCTCGCCCTCGCCGCGGTGCCGGAGTTGCTGCCCGCCGACGTCCGCGTCGTCGTGATCCGCGGCGACGGCCCCACGTTCTGCGCGGGTCTGGACCTGCGCCTCGCCAGCCCCGAGGGCGTCCCCGGCGAGGGCTCGATGGGGTCGATCATGACCCCGCTCGACGACCAGGGCATCGCTGACCAGGTCGGCATCTGGCAGCAGGGCTTCCTCTGGATGCGCGACCCCCGCTGGATCACGATCGCATCCGTTCAGGGCGCCGCCGTCGGCGGCGGTTTCCAGCTCGCGCTCTCCGCCGACCTGATGGTCGCCGCCGACGACGCCAAGTTCTGCATGAAGGAGAACGCGCTCGGCCTCGTTCCCGACCTGACCGGCACCAAGCCGCTGGTCGATCGCGTCGGCTACTCCCGCGCCCTGGAGATCTGCGCCACCTCCCGGTGGATCGACGCCGAGGAGGCCGGTCGGCTCGGCATCGCCCAGCAGGTCGTCCCCGTCGCCGAGCTCGAGTCCGCGACCGCCGCCCTCGTCTCGGCCCTGCTCGCCACCGTCCCCGCCCCGGGGGTCAAGGTGAAGGAGCTCCTCCTCGCCGCCGAACGCCGCGACGTGTACGAGCAGGCCCGCGCCGAGCGCGAGACCCAGGTCTCCCTGCTGCGCGGCATGGCGAACCGGATCAGCGGCGCCTGA
- a CDS encoding helix-turn-helix domain-containing protein: MAETLRKGSRVTGTARERLAADLKKKYGQGRSIRSLAEETGRSYGFVHRMLTESGVTLRGRGGATRGKVKA; encoded by the coding sequence GTGGCCGAAACCCTGCGGAAGGGCAGCCGGGTCACCGGCACCGCGCGAGAGCGTCTTGCCGCGGACCTGAAGAAGAAGTACGGCCAGGGGCGGAGCATCCGTTCCCTCGCCGAGGAGACCGGACGTTCCTACGGGTTCGTCCACCGCATGCTGACGGAGTCGGGTGTCACCCTCCGCGGCCGCGGCGGCGCCACCCGGGGCAAGGTCAAGGCCTGA
- the abc-f gene encoding ribosomal protection-like ABC-F family protein, whose amino-acid sequence MITATGLELRVGARLLLGAATFRVGPGDRVGLVGRNGAGKTTLTKVLAGEGQPAAGSVTRSGDIGYLPQDPRTGDLNVLARDRILSARGLDEIVTRMRETEGQMASADPETHEKAMRRYSRLEAEFVAKGGYAAESEAASFAASLGLPDRVLGQPLHTLSGGQRRRVELARILFSGAGTLLLDEPTNHLDVDSVVWLRDYLKSFPGGLIVISHDVALVEQCVNKVFHLDANRCELDIYNVGWKAYLQQRETDERRRHRERANAEKKAAELTAQANKMRAKATKAVAAQNMLRRAESLVAGLEGVRQADKVAKIRFPEPAPCGKTPLMATGLSKSYGSLEVFTDVDLAVDRGARVVILGLNGAGKTTLLRMLAGVEEPDTGEVVPGHGLKIGYYAQEHETLDPDRTVLENIQSASPDMSETDLRKLLGSFLFTGDDVEKPAGVLSGGEKTRLALAALVVSSANVLLLDEPTNNLDPASREEILAALRRYAGAIVLVSHDEGAVHALNPEKLILLPDGIEDLWGDEYADLVALA is encoded by the coding sequence ATGATCACCGCGACCGGACTTGAGCTGCGGGTGGGGGCGCGGCTCCTGCTCGGCGCTGCGACGTTCCGTGTGGGCCCTGGCGACCGCGTCGGCCTGGTGGGCCGCAACGGCGCCGGCAAGACCACGCTGACGAAGGTGCTCGCGGGGGAGGGCCAGCCCGCCGCCGGGTCGGTGACCCGCTCCGGCGACATCGGCTACCTGCCCCAGGACCCCCGCACCGGCGACCTGAACGTGCTCGCCCGCGACCGGATCCTGTCCGCGCGCGGCCTCGACGAGATCGTCACCCGGATGCGCGAGACCGAGGGCCAGATGGCCAGCGCGGACCCGGAGACGCACGAGAAGGCAATGCGGCGGTACTCCCGGCTGGAGGCGGAGTTCGTCGCGAAGGGCGGCTACGCCGCCGAGTCCGAGGCCGCCTCCTTCGCCGCCAGCCTGGGCCTGCCCGACCGTGTCCTCGGCCAGCCGCTGCACACGCTCTCCGGCGGTCAGCGCCGCCGGGTCGAGCTGGCGCGCATCCTGTTCTCCGGCGCGGGGACGCTGCTGCTCGACGAGCCGACCAACCACCTCGACGTCGACTCGGTCGTCTGGCTGCGGGACTACCTGAAGTCGTTCCCGGGCGGCCTGATCGTGATCAGCCACGACGTCGCGCTGGTCGAGCAGTGCGTGAACAAGGTCTTCCACCTCGACGCGAACCGCTGCGAGCTCGACATCTACAACGTCGGCTGGAAGGCGTACCTCCAGCAGCGGGAGACCGACGAGCGCCGGCGGCACCGCGAGCGCGCCAACGCCGAGAAGAAGGCGGCCGAGCTCACCGCGCAGGCGAACAAGATGCGCGCGAAGGCCACCAAGGCTGTGGCCGCGCAGAACATGCTGCGGCGCGCGGAGTCGCTGGTGGCCGGCCTGGAGGGCGTCCGGCAGGCGGACAAGGTCGCGAAGATCCGGTTCCCGGAGCCCGCCCCCTGCGGCAAGACGCCGCTGATGGCGACCGGGTTGTCGAAGTCCTACGGCAGCCTGGAGGTCTTCACCGACGTCGACCTCGCCGTGGACCGTGGCGCGCGCGTCGTCATCCTCGGCCTCAACGGCGCCGGCAAGACGACGCTGCTGCGGATGCTGGCCGGCGTCGAGGAACCGGACACCGGCGAAGTCGTGCCGGGGCACGGGCTCAAGATCGGGTACTACGCGCAGGAGCACGAGACCCTCGACCCGGACCGGACGGTGCTGGAGAACATCCAGTCCGCCTCGCCCGACATGTCCGAGACCGACCTGCGCAAGCTGCTCGGCTCGTTCCTGTTCACCGGCGACGACGTCGAGAAGCCCGCGGGCGTCCTCTCCGGCGGCGAGAAGACCCGGCTCGCGCTCGCGGCGCTCGTGGTCTCGAGCGCGAACGTCCTGCTGCTCGACGAGCCCACGAACAACCTGGACCCGGCCAGCCGCGAGGAGATCCTCGCGGCTCTGCGGCGTTACGCCGGCGCGATCGTCCTCGTCTCCCACGACGAGGGTGCGGTGCACGCCCTGAACCCGGAGAAGCTCATCCTCCTGCCGGACGGCATCGAGGATCTCTGGGGCGACGAGTATGCGGATCTTGTCGCCCTGGCGTGA
- a CDS encoding branched-chain amino acid ABC transporter permease: MLGIDPNPDLFGPALVIGLANAGIFSVLAIALVLTYRISRTIGFVHYGIAVVGAYGYYHFTVEYTMPGWMALIALMGIGAGVGAAYGLVMMNSRIAFLPPLTLSTVSIAAMLIIGAVATENFPVAPDVAISASPFGESSFRVWGFNVTAHRFACLVISLVLVALVSLYLNHTRAGVNVRAISDDVEAARWSGIRLYRIGVGSYAAAGAMSALAGALLAPLAGTDLSAILLVFFRALTVAVVGAFSSPGLALFGAIVLSTIDSFASTSALGEINPATREGMIFAAMVITALAVAGWRSRSSPRSVWTVRT; the protein is encoded by the coding sequence ATGCTCGGAATCGATCCGAACCCGGACCTGTTCGGTCCGGCGCTCGTGATCGGCCTGGCCAACGCCGGAATCTTCAGCGTCCTCGCGATCGCGCTGGTGCTCACCTACCGCATCAGCCGCACGATCGGGTTCGTCCACTACGGCATCGCCGTCGTCGGGGCGTACGGGTACTACCACTTCACCGTCGAGTACACGATGCCCGGTTGGATGGCCCTGATCGCCCTGATGGGGATCGGCGCCGGCGTCGGCGCGGCCTACGGGCTGGTGATGATGAACTCACGCATCGCGTTCCTCCCGCCGCTGACGCTGTCGACGGTGTCGATCGCCGCGATGCTGATCATCGGCGCGGTCGCGACGGAGAACTTCCCCGTCGCCCCGGACGTCGCGATCAGCGCGAGCCCGTTCGGCGAGAGCAGCTTCCGCGTGTGGGGCTTCAACGTCACCGCGCACCGGTTCGCCTGCCTCGTGATCAGCCTGGTCCTCGTCGCGCTCGTCTCGCTGTACCTGAACCACACCCGCGCCGGGGTGAACGTCCGCGCGATCAGCGACGACGTCGAGGCCGCCCGCTGGTCGGGGATCCGCCTGTACCGGATCGGTGTCGGGTCCTACGCCGCCGCCGGCGCGATGTCCGCGCTCGCCGGCGCCCTGCTCGCCCCGCTCGCGGGCACCGACCTGTCCGCGATCCTGCTCGTGTTCTTCCGCGCGCTGACGGTCGCCGTCGTCGGGGCGTTCTCGAGTCCGGGCCTGGCGCTGTTCGGCGCGATCGTGCTCTCCACGATCGACTCGTTCGCCAGCACCTCGGCGCTCGGGGAGATCAACCCCGCGACCCGCGAGGGCATGATCTTCGCCGCGATGGTGATCACCGCGCTGGCCGTCGCCGGGTGGCGCAGCCGGTCCTCGCCCCGCAGCGTCTGGACGGTGCGGACGTGA